A stretch of the Gossypium hirsutum isolate 1008001.06 chromosome D07, Gossypium_hirsutum_v2.1, whole genome shotgun sequence genome encodes the following:
- the LOC107953512 gene encoding LRR receptor-like serine/threonine-protein kinase FEI 1 isoform X4: protein MRVLLSCLFSFIFASTLWSIGSSALTLDGLTLLEIKSTLNDSKNFLGNWQATDENPCNWTGISCYPNDHRVRSINLPYMQLGGIISPSIGKLKGLQRLALHQNNLHGQIPNELTNCTELRALYLRNNYLQGGIPSNFGNLTFLTILDLSSNLLKGAIPSSIGHLTRLHYLNLSTNFFSGEIPDIGVLSTFRNNSFIGNLDLCGRQVNKPCRTSLGFPAVLPHAEIPTKRSSHYIKGVMIGAILTMALVLVMLLAFLWIYLLSKKERALKRYTEVKKQVNHDTSTKLITFHGDLLYPSCEIVEKLESLDEEDVMGSGGFGTVYRMVMNDCQTFAVKRIDRSREGSDQVFERELEILGSIKHINLVNMRGYCRFPASKLLIYDYLAMGSLDDFLHECKEEGRLLNWSARLKIALGSARGLAYLHHDCCPKIVHRDIKSSNILLDENLGPHVSDFGLAQLLVDEDAHVTTVVAGTFGYLAPEYLQSGIATEKTDVYSFGVLLLELVTGKRPTDPTFAKRGLNVVGWTNTLLRENRLEDIVDKGCTDAIMETVEAILEIAAKCTDANPDERPTMCQVLQLLEQEVMSPYPSDYESHSDYC from the exons ATGAGGGTGTTGTTGAGTTGccttttctctttcatttttgcTTCAACCCTTTGGAGCATTGGCTCTTCTGCTCTCACTCTGGATG GTTTAACATTGTTGGAGATCAAAAGCACATTGAATGACAGTAAAAATTTTCTTGGGAACTGGCAAGCAACTGATGAAAATCCTTGTAATTGGACTGGCATTTCTTGTTATCCTAATGACCATAGAGTCCGTTCAAT CAATCTACCATACATGCAACTAGGAGGCATAATATCTCCCAGCATTGGCAAGCTCAAAGGATTACAAAGATT ggcGTTGCACCAGAACAATCTACATGGACAAATTCCTAATGAACTTACCAATTGTACTGAACTGAGAGCCCT TTACTTAAGAAATAATTATCTGCAAGGAGGCATACCGTCAAATTTTGGAAACCTTACTTTTCTCACCATACT GGATTTATCGAGCAATTTGCTAAAGGGTGCTATACCTTCATCCATAGGTCATCTTACAAGATTGCATTACCT CAATTTGTCGACCAACTTTTTCTCTGGTGAAATCCCGGATATTGGAGTCCTCAGCACTTTTAGGAACAACTC GTTTATCGGCAATTTGGATCTATGTGGCCGACAGGTCAACAAGCCTTGTCGAACTTCACTGGGATTTCCAGCAGTCTTACCTCATGCTGAAA TTCCTACGAAACGATCATCTCATTACATAAAAGGTGTGATGATTGGTGCAATTTTGACAATGGCCCTTGTGCTTGTCATGCTCCTTGCATTCCTCTGGATATATCTACTATCAAAGAAGGAAAGGGCTCTTAAAAGATACACAGAAGTTAAAAAGCAAGTCAACCACGATACGA GTACTAAACTTATAACTTTTCATGGGGATCTACTGTATCCTTCATGTGAGATTGTAGAAAAGCTGGAGTCCCTTGATGAAGAAGATGTCATGGGGTCTGGGGGATTTGGTACCGTATATCGAATGGTCATGAATGATTGTCAAACATTTGCTGTTAAAAGAATAGATCGAAGTCGCGAAGGATCTGATCAAGTGTTTGAGAGAGAGCTAGAGATCTTGGGCAGCATCAAACAcattaatttagttaatatgCGAGGCTATTGCAGGTTCCCGGCATCGAAGcttcttatctatgattatcttGCTATGGGCAGCTTGGATGACTTCCTACATG AATGCAAAGAAGAAGGCAGGCTATTGAACTGGAGTGCTCGTTTAAAAATAGCCCTTGGTTCCGCTAGAGGACTAGCATACTTGCATCATGACTGTTGTCCGAAGATAGTTCATCGAGACATAAAGTCCAGCAATATCCTTCTCGATGAAAACTTGGGGCCCCATGTATCCGACTTTGGTCTTGCCCAGCTTTTGGTGGATGAGGATGCCCATGTCACAACTGTCGTTGCCGGCACTTTTGGCTATTTGGCTCCAG AATATCTGCAAAGTGGGATAGCGACAGAAAAGACGGATGTCTACAGCTTCGGAGTTCTCTTACTGGAGCTGGTAACTGGGAAAAGGCCAACTGATCCAACTTTTGCAAAGAGGGGCTTGAATGTTGTCGGCTGG ACGAACACTTTATTGAGAGAGAACCGTCTGGAAGACATAGTCGATAAAGGGTGTACTGATGCTATCATGGAAACTGTCGAAGCAATTCTCGAAATAGCAGCGAAGTGTACTGATGCAAATCCAGATGAACGGCCAACAATGTGCCAGGTACTTCAGTTACTGGAACAAGAGGTCATGTCGCCTTACCCAAGTGATTACGAGTCTCATTCAGATTATTGTTGA
- the LOC107953512 gene encoding LRR receptor-like serine/threonine-protein kinase FEI 1 isoform X2, translated as MRVLLSCLFSFIFASTLWSIGSSALTLDGLTLLEIKSTLNDSKNFLGNWQATDENPCNWTGISCYPNDHRVRSINLPYMQLGGIISPSIGKLKGLQRLALHQNNLHGQIPNELTNCTELRALYLRNNYLQGGIPSNFGNLTFLTILDLSSNLLKGAIPSSIGHLTRLHYLNLSTNFFSGEIPDIGVLSTFRNNSFIGNLDLCGRQVNKPCRTSLGFPAVLPHAESDGVAGILCFPTKRSSHYIKGVMIGAILTMALVLVMLLAFLWIYLLSKKERALKRYTEVKKQVNHDTSTKLITFHGDLLYPSCEIVEKLESLDEEDVMGSGGFGTVYRMVMNDCQTFAVKRIDRSREGSDQVFERELEILGSIKHINLVNMRGYCRFPASKLLIYDYLAMGSLDDFLHECKEEGRLLNWSARLKIALGSARGLAYLHHDCCPKIVHRDIKSSNILLDENLGPHVSDFGLAQLLVDEDAHVTTVVAGTFGYLAPEYLQSGIATEKTDVYSFGVLLLELVTGKRPTDPTFAKRGLNVVGWTNTLLRENRLEDIVDKGCTDAIMETVEAILEIAAKCTDANPDERPTMCQVLQLLEQEVMSPYPSDYESHSDYC; from the exons ATGAGGGTGTTGTTGAGTTGccttttctctttcatttttgcTTCAACCCTTTGGAGCATTGGCTCTTCTGCTCTCACTCTGGATG GTTTAACATTGTTGGAGATCAAAAGCACATTGAATGACAGTAAAAATTTTCTTGGGAACTGGCAAGCAACTGATGAAAATCCTTGTAATTGGACTGGCATTTCTTGTTATCCTAATGACCATAGAGTCCGTTCAAT CAATCTACCATACATGCAACTAGGAGGCATAATATCTCCCAGCATTGGCAAGCTCAAAGGATTACAAAGATT ggcGTTGCACCAGAACAATCTACATGGACAAATTCCTAATGAACTTACCAATTGTACTGAACTGAGAGCCCT TTACTTAAGAAATAATTATCTGCAAGGAGGCATACCGTCAAATTTTGGAAACCTTACTTTTCTCACCATACT GGATTTATCGAGCAATTTGCTAAAGGGTGCTATACCTTCATCCATAGGTCATCTTACAAGATTGCATTACCT CAATTTGTCGACCAACTTTTTCTCTGGTGAAATCCCGGATATTGGAGTCCTCAGCACTTTTAGGAACAACTC GTTTATCGGCAATTTGGATCTATGTGGCCGACAGGTCAACAAGCCTTGTCGAACTTCACTGGGATTTCCAGCAGTCTTACCTCATGCTGAAAGTGATGGAGTAGCAGGCATTCTTTGTT TTCCTACGAAACGATCATCTCATTACATAAAAGGTGTGATGATTGGTGCAATTTTGACAATGGCCCTTGTGCTTGTCATGCTCCTTGCATTCCTCTGGATATATCTACTATCAAAGAAGGAAAGGGCTCTTAAAAGATACACAGAAGTTAAAAAGCAAGTCAACCACGATACGA GTACTAAACTTATAACTTTTCATGGGGATCTACTGTATCCTTCATGTGAGATTGTAGAAAAGCTGGAGTCCCTTGATGAAGAAGATGTCATGGGGTCTGGGGGATTTGGTACCGTATATCGAATGGTCATGAATGATTGTCAAACATTTGCTGTTAAAAGAATAGATCGAAGTCGCGAAGGATCTGATCAAGTGTTTGAGAGAGAGCTAGAGATCTTGGGCAGCATCAAACAcattaatttagttaatatgCGAGGCTATTGCAGGTTCCCGGCATCGAAGcttcttatctatgattatcttGCTATGGGCAGCTTGGATGACTTCCTACATG AATGCAAAGAAGAAGGCAGGCTATTGAACTGGAGTGCTCGTTTAAAAATAGCCCTTGGTTCCGCTAGAGGACTAGCATACTTGCATCATGACTGTTGTCCGAAGATAGTTCATCGAGACATAAAGTCCAGCAATATCCTTCTCGATGAAAACTTGGGGCCCCATGTATCCGACTTTGGTCTTGCCCAGCTTTTGGTGGATGAGGATGCCCATGTCACAACTGTCGTTGCCGGCACTTTTGGCTATTTGGCTCCAG AATATCTGCAAAGTGGGATAGCGACAGAAAAGACGGATGTCTACAGCTTCGGAGTTCTCTTACTGGAGCTGGTAACTGGGAAAAGGCCAACTGATCCAACTTTTGCAAAGAGGGGCTTGAATGTTGTCGGCTGG ACGAACACTTTATTGAGAGAGAACCGTCTGGAAGACATAGTCGATAAAGGGTGTACTGATGCTATCATGGAAACTGTCGAAGCAATTCTCGAAATAGCAGCGAAGTGTACTGATGCAAATCCAGATGAACGGCCAACAATGTGCCAGGTACTTCAGTTACTGGAACAAGAGGTCATGTCGCCTTACCCAAGTGATTACGAGTCTCATTCAGATTATTGTTGA
- the LOC107953512 gene encoding LRR receptor-like serine/threonine-protein kinase FEI 2 isoform X1, which produces MRVLLSCLFSFIFASTLWSIGSSALTLDGLTLLEIKSTLNDSKNFLGNWQATDENPCNWTGISCYPNDHRVRSINLPYMQLGGIISPSIGKLKGLQRLALHQNNLHGQIPNELTNCTELRALYLRNNYLQGGIPSNFGNLTFLTILDLSSNLLKGAIPSSIGHLTRLHYLNLSTNFFSGEIPDIGVLSTFRNNSFIGNLDLCGRQVNKPCRTSLGFPAVLPHAESDGVAVPTKRSSHYIKGVMIGAILTMALVLVMLLAFLWIYLLSKKERALKRYTEVKKQVNHDTSKLVYLSKFGFRINTWLLIMFIFVGTKLITFHGDLLYPSCEIVEKLESLDEEDVMGSGGFGTVYRMVMNDCQTFAVKRIDRSREGSDQVFERELEILGSIKHINLVNMRGYCRFPASKLLIYDYLAMGSLDDFLHECKEEGRLLNWSARLKIALGSARGLAYLHHDCCPKIVHRDIKSSNILLDENLGPHVSDFGLAQLLVDEDAHVTTVVAGTFGYLAPEYLQSGIATEKTDVYSFGVLLLELVTGKRPTDPTFAKRGLNVVGWTNTLLRENRLEDIVDKGCTDAIMETVEAILEIAAKCTDANPDERPTMCQVLQLLEQEVMSPYPSDYESHSDYC; this is translated from the exons ATGAGGGTGTTGTTGAGTTGccttttctctttcatttttgcTTCAACCCTTTGGAGCATTGGCTCTTCTGCTCTCACTCTGGATG GTTTAACATTGTTGGAGATCAAAAGCACATTGAATGACAGTAAAAATTTTCTTGGGAACTGGCAAGCAACTGATGAAAATCCTTGTAATTGGACTGGCATTTCTTGTTATCCTAATGACCATAGAGTCCGTTCAAT CAATCTACCATACATGCAACTAGGAGGCATAATATCTCCCAGCATTGGCAAGCTCAAAGGATTACAAAGATT ggcGTTGCACCAGAACAATCTACATGGACAAATTCCTAATGAACTTACCAATTGTACTGAACTGAGAGCCCT TTACTTAAGAAATAATTATCTGCAAGGAGGCATACCGTCAAATTTTGGAAACCTTACTTTTCTCACCATACT GGATTTATCGAGCAATTTGCTAAAGGGTGCTATACCTTCATCCATAGGTCATCTTACAAGATTGCATTACCT CAATTTGTCGACCAACTTTTTCTCTGGTGAAATCCCGGATATTGGAGTCCTCAGCACTTTTAGGAACAACTC GTTTATCGGCAATTTGGATCTATGTGGCCGACAGGTCAACAAGCCTTGTCGAACTTCACTGGGATTTCCAGCAGTCTTACCTCATGCTGAAAGTGATGGAGTAGCAG TTCCTACGAAACGATCATCTCATTACATAAAAGGTGTGATGATTGGTGCAATTTTGACAATGGCCCTTGTGCTTGTCATGCTCCTTGCATTCCTCTGGATATATCTACTATCAAAGAAGGAAAGGGCTCTTAAAAGATACACAGAAGTTAAAAAGCAAGTCAACCACGATACGAGTAAGTTggtttatttatcaaaatttggcTTTCGTATAAATACATGGTTGTTAATTATGTTCATTTTTGTAGGTACTAAACTTATAACTTTTCATGGGGATCTACTGTATCCTTCATGTGAGATTGTAGAAAAGCTGGAGTCCCTTGATGAAGAAGATGTCATGGGGTCTGGGGGATTTGGTACCGTATATCGAATGGTCATGAATGATTGTCAAACATTTGCTGTTAAAAGAATAGATCGAAGTCGCGAAGGATCTGATCAAGTGTTTGAGAGAGAGCTAGAGATCTTGGGCAGCATCAAACAcattaatttagttaatatgCGAGGCTATTGCAGGTTCCCGGCATCGAAGcttcttatctatgattatcttGCTATGGGCAGCTTGGATGACTTCCTACATG AATGCAAAGAAGAAGGCAGGCTATTGAACTGGAGTGCTCGTTTAAAAATAGCCCTTGGTTCCGCTAGAGGACTAGCATACTTGCATCATGACTGTTGTCCGAAGATAGTTCATCGAGACATAAAGTCCAGCAATATCCTTCTCGATGAAAACTTGGGGCCCCATGTATCCGACTTTGGTCTTGCCCAGCTTTTGGTGGATGAGGATGCCCATGTCACAACTGTCGTTGCCGGCACTTTTGGCTATTTGGCTCCAG AATATCTGCAAAGTGGGATAGCGACAGAAAAGACGGATGTCTACAGCTTCGGAGTTCTCTTACTGGAGCTGGTAACTGGGAAAAGGCCAACTGATCCAACTTTTGCAAAGAGGGGCTTGAATGTTGTCGGCTGG ACGAACACTTTATTGAGAGAGAACCGTCTGGAAGACATAGTCGATAAAGGGTGTACTGATGCTATCATGGAAACTGTCGAAGCAATTCTCGAAATAGCAGCGAAGTGTACTGATGCAAATCCAGATGAACGGCCAACAATGTGCCAGGTACTTCAGTTACTGGAACAAGAGGTCATGTCGCCTTACCCAAGTGATTACGAGTCTCATTCAGATTATTGTTGA
- the LOC107953512 gene encoding LRR receptor-like serine/threonine-protein kinase FEI 1 isoform X5: MRVLLSCLFSFIFASTLWSIGSSALTLDGLTLLEIKSTLNDSKNFLGNWQATDENPCNWTGISCYPNDHRVRSINLPYMQLGGIISPSIGKLKGLQRLALHQNNLHGQIPNELTNCTELRALYLRNNYLQGGIPSNFGNLTFLTILNLSTNFFSGEIPDIGVLSTFRNNSFIGNLDLCGRQVNKPCRTSLGFPAVLPHAESDGVAGILCFPTKRSSHYIKGVMIGAILTMALVLVMLLAFLWIYLLSKKERALKRYTEVKKQVNHDTSTKLITFHGDLLYPSCEIVEKLESLDEEDVMGSGGFGTVYRMVMNDCQTFAVKRIDRSREGSDQVFERELEILGSIKHINLVNMRGYCRFPASKLLIYDYLAMGSLDDFLHECKEEGRLLNWSARLKIALGSARGLAYLHHDCCPKIVHRDIKSSNILLDENLGPHVSDFGLAQLLVDEDAHVTTVVAGTFGYLAPEYLQSGIATEKTDVYSFGVLLLELVTGKRPTDPTFAKRGLNVVGWTNTLLRENRLEDIVDKGCTDAIMETVEAILEIAAKCTDANPDERPTMCQVLQLLEQEVMSPYPSDYESHSDYC, encoded by the exons ATGAGGGTGTTGTTGAGTTGccttttctctttcatttttgcTTCAACCCTTTGGAGCATTGGCTCTTCTGCTCTCACTCTGGATG GTTTAACATTGTTGGAGATCAAAAGCACATTGAATGACAGTAAAAATTTTCTTGGGAACTGGCAAGCAACTGATGAAAATCCTTGTAATTGGACTGGCATTTCTTGTTATCCTAATGACCATAGAGTCCGTTCAAT CAATCTACCATACATGCAACTAGGAGGCATAATATCTCCCAGCATTGGCAAGCTCAAAGGATTACAAAGATT ggcGTTGCACCAGAACAATCTACATGGACAAATTCCTAATGAACTTACCAATTGTACTGAACTGAGAGCCCT TTACTTAAGAAATAATTATCTGCAAGGAGGCATACCGTCAAATTTTGGAAACCTTACTTTTCTCACCATACT CAATTTGTCGACCAACTTTTTCTCTGGTGAAATCCCGGATATTGGAGTCCTCAGCACTTTTAGGAACAACTC GTTTATCGGCAATTTGGATCTATGTGGCCGACAGGTCAACAAGCCTTGTCGAACTTCACTGGGATTTCCAGCAGTCTTACCTCATGCTGAAAGTGATGGAGTAGCAGGCATTCTTTGTT TTCCTACGAAACGATCATCTCATTACATAAAAGGTGTGATGATTGGTGCAATTTTGACAATGGCCCTTGTGCTTGTCATGCTCCTTGCATTCCTCTGGATATATCTACTATCAAAGAAGGAAAGGGCTCTTAAAAGATACACAGAAGTTAAAAAGCAAGTCAACCACGATACGA GTACTAAACTTATAACTTTTCATGGGGATCTACTGTATCCTTCATGTGAGATTGTAGAAAAGCTGGAGTCCCTTGATGAAGAAGATGTCATGGGGTCTGGGGGATTTGGTACCGTATATCGAATGGTCATGAATGATTGTCAAACATTTGCTGTTAAAAGAATAGATCGAAGTCGCGAAGGATCTGATCAAGTGTTTGAGAGAGAGCTAGAGATCTTGGGCAGCATCAAACAcattaatttagttaatatgCGAGGCTATTGCAGGTTCCCGGCATCGAAGcttcttatctatgattatcttGCTATGGGCAGCTTGGATGACTTCCTACATG AATGCAAAGAAGAAGGCAGGCTATTGAACTGGAGTGCTCGTTTAAAAATAGCCCTTGGTTCCGCTAGAGGACTAGCATACTTGCATCATGACTGTTGTCCGAAGATAGTTCATCGAGACATAAAGTCCAGCAATATCCTTCTCGATGAAAACTTGGGGCCCCATGTATCCGACTTTGGTCTTGCCCAGCTTTTGGTGGATGAGGATGCCCATGTCACAACTGTCGTTGCCGGCACTTTTGGCTATTTGGCTCCAG AATATCTGCAAAGTGGGATAGCGACAGAAAAGACGGATGTCTACAGCTTCGGAGTTCTCTTACTGGAGCTGGTAACTGGGAAAAGGCCAACTGATCCAACTTTTGCAAAGAGGGGCTTGAATGTTGTCGGCTGG ACGAACACTTTATTGAGAGAGAACCGTCTGGAAGACATAGTCGATAAAGGGTGTACTGATGCTATCATGGAAACTGTCGAAGCAATTCTCGAAATAGCAGCGAAGTGTACTGATGCAAATCCAGATGAACGGCCAACAATGTGCCAGGTACTTCAGTTACTGGAACAAGAGGTCATGTCGCCTTACCCAAGTGATTACGAGTCTCATTCAGATTATTGTTGA
- the LOC107953512 gene encoding LRR receptor-like serine/threonine-protein kinase FEI 2 isoform X3, whose amino-acid sequence MRVLLSCLFSFIFASTLWSIGSSALTLDGLTLLEIKSTLNDSKNFLGNWQATDENPCNWTGISCYPNDHRVRSINLPYMQLGGIISPSIGKLKGLQRLALHQNNLHGQIPNELTNCTELRALYLRNNYLQGGIPSNFGNLTFLTILDLSSNLLKGAIPSSIGHLTRLHYLNLSTNFFSGEIPDIGVLSTFRNNSFIGNLDLCGRQVNKPCRTSLGFPAVLPHAESDGVAVPTKRSSHYIKGVMIGAILTMALVLVMLLAFLWIYLLSKKERALKRYTEVKKQVNHDTSTKLITFHGDLLYPSCEIVEKLESLDEEDVMGSGGFGTVYRMVMNDCQTFAVKRIDRSREGSDQVFERELEILGSIKHINLVNMRGYCRFPASKLLIYDYLAMGSLDDFLHECKEEGRLLNWSARLKIALGSARGLAYLHHDCCPKIVHRDIKSSNILLDENLGPHVSDFGLAQLLVDEDAHVTTVVAGTFGYLAPEYLQSGIATEKTDVYSFGVLLLELVTGKRPTDPTFAKRGLNVVGWTNTLLRENRLEDIVDKGCTDAIMETVEAILEIAAKCTDANPDERPTMCQVLQLLEQEVMSPYPSDYESHSDYC is encoded by the exons ATGAGGGTGTTGTTGAGTTGccttttctctttcatttttgcTTCAACCCTTTGGAGCATTGGCTCTTCTGCTCTCACTCTGGATG GTTTAACATTGTTGGAGATCAAAAGCACATTGAATGACAGTAAAAATTTTCTTGGGAACTGGCAAGCAACTGATGAAAATCCTTGTAATTGGACTGGCATTTCTTGTTATCCTAATGACCATAGAGTCCGTTCAAT CAATCTACCATACATGCAACTAGGAGGCATAATATCTCCCAGCATTGGCAAGCTCAAAGGATTACAAAGATT ggcGTTGCACCAGAACAATCTACATGGACAAATTCCTAATGAACTTACCAATTGTACTGAACTGAGAGCCCT TTACTTAAGAAATAATTATCTGCAAGGAGGCATACCGTCAAATTTTGGAAACCTTACTTTTCTCACCATACT GGATTTATCGAGCAATTTGCTAAAGGGTGCTATACCTTCATCCATAGGTCATCTTACAAGATTGCATTACCT CAATTTGTCGACCAACTTTTTCTCTGGTGAAATCCCGGATATTGGAGTCCTCAGCACTTTTAGGAACAACTC GTTTATCGGCAATTTGGATCTATGTGGCCGACAGGTCAACAAGCCTTGTCGAACTTCACTGGGATTTCCAGCAGTCTTACCTCATGCTGAAAGTGATGGAGTAGCAG TTCCTACGAAACGATCATCTCATTACATAAAAGGTGTGATGATTGGTGCAATTTTGACAATGGCCCTTGTGCTTGTCATGCTCCTTGCATTCCTCTGGATATATCTACTATCAAAGAAGGAAAGGGCTCTTAAAAGATACACAGAAGTTAAAAAGCAAGTCAACCACGATACGA GTACTAAACTTATAACTTTTCATGGGGATCTACTGTATCCTTCATGTGAGATTGTAGAAAAGCTGGAGTCCCTTGATGAAGAAGATGTCATGGGGTCTGGGGGATTTGGTACCGTATATCGAATGGTCATGAATGATTGTCAAACATTTGCTGTTAAAAGAATAGATCGAAGTCGCGAAGGATCTGATCAAGTGTTTGAGAGAGAGCTAGAGATCTTGGGCAGCATCAAACAcattaatttagttaatatgCGAGGCTATTGCAGGTTCCCGGCATCGAAGcttcttatctatgattatcttGCTATGGGCAGCTTGGATGACTTCCTACATG AATGCAAAGAAGAAGGCAGGCTATTGAACTGGAGTGCTCGTTTAAAAATAGCCCTTGGTTCCGCTAGAGGACTAGCATACTTGCATCATGACTGTTGTCCGAAGATAGTTCATCGAGACATAAAGTCCAGCAATATCCTTCTCGATGAAAACTTGGGGCCCCATGTATCCGACTTTGGTCTTGCCCAGCTTTTGGTGGATGAGGATGCCCATGTCACAACTGTCGTTGCCGGCACTTTTGGCTATTTGGCTCCAG AATATCTGCAAAGTGGGATAGCGACAGAAAAGACGGATGTCTACAGCTTCGGAGTTCTCTTACTGGAGCTGGTAACTGGGAAAAGGCCAACTGATCCAACTTTTGCAAAGAGGGGCTTGAATGTTGTCGGCTGG ACGAACACTTTATTGAGAGAGAACCGTCTGGAAGACATAGTCGATAAAGGGTGTACTGATGCTATCATGGAAACTGTCGAAGCAATTCTCGAAATAGCAGCGAAGTGTACTGATGCAAATCCAGATGAACGGCCAACAATGTGCCAGGTACTTCAGTTACTGGAACAAGAGGTCATGTCGCCTTACCCAAGTGATTACGAGTCTCATTCAGATTATTGTTGA